The following proteins are encoded in a genomic region of Gimesia algae:
- a CDS encoding PVC-type heme-binding CxxCH protein has protein sequence MRVEAVTDRTTVFLARVTVITLFVCLTLQADCLAQGFPPEEAVQRMTVAEGFKVELVASEPLVRQPVAIDIDDRGRLWVLQYLQYPNPAGLKRVKVDRFSRTTYDRIPEPPPAGPKGADRLTILEDTNGDGQFDRARDFISDLNIASGFAFGHGGVFVLQTPYLLFYPDRNRDDIPDGDPEVLLKGFGMEDTSSVANSLVWGPDGWLYGTQGTNITAHIRGIEFEQGIWRYHPVSRKFELFMEGGGNMWGLDFDQYGNLLAGTNYGGYLMIHCVQGAYYAKSFAKHGELHNPFALGYFQHVPHKNFQGGHVTVGGFLYQSDQFPSLYRNKYIAVDTLAHAVRWHHTQPDQSTFRSENGGVLLQANDTWFAPSDATQGPDGAVYIADWHDQRTAHPDPDATWDRSNGRVFRISSRSAKPVRHVDPHSLSSSQLVDLLSSSNEWQVRRARRMLSERRDAQAIDTLRTLSQNSDDQKLALQALWTLNAMGAFDQVQEGSLLTHQDPHIRAWTIRLIGDTKQVSDENWQKLLSIAKTDTSPTVISQLASSAKRLPATQCIALVRQILDRSEFRNDPHIPLLLWWALERNAVSHTDEVLQVFSRPDDWQNPFLREVILGRLMRRYAGEGSNASLAACARLLATAPEEGERRRMLTELDAGLKMLGRERLPGLPLGPKYGNIAAISRVEQSNQVTRLKTLPPELADQLATIWNDNTTDPLLIRVAMRLGSKAAYDRALNLATDKTRTEKTRLDMLAILQELGESQECRDRVLKLVDGSETPSIQRAALNLLSRFSDERITERLLAQYEKMDATLRSHTRDVLLGRADSALVFLKVIDDGTYPLTEVSADQLRRVALHNDPRLNELVRKHWGNIRAGTPEEKLAEIRRISNDLRAGSGNLAQGKLLFEKQCATCHKLNDDGKEIGPDLTKANRQDQSFLLVSIVDPNTQIRKEYLNYILVTINGRVLTGLLVEESPASVTLLNAKNERTTVSRADIEELKASPVSLMPEDLLKKLTPQQVRDLFQYLQTKK, from the coding sequence ATGCGAGTAGAAGCGGTAACGGACAGGACTACTGTCTTTCTGGCGAGAGTGACGGTGATCACGCTATTCGTCTGTTTGACTCTGCAGGCTGACTGTCTTGCACAGGGCTTTCCTCCCGAAGAAGCGGTCCAGCGCATGACGGTTGCCGAGGGCTTCAAAGTCGAGCTGGTTGCTTCCGAGCCCTTAGTCCGTCAGCCGGTGGCGATTGACATTGATGATCGCGGTCGGCTCTGGGTGCTGCAATATCTGCAGTATCCCAATCCCGCCGGATTGAAACGGGTTAAGGTCGATCGCTTTTCGCGTACCACCTATGATCGGATTCCCGAGCCTCCTCCGGCGGGACCGAAAGGCGCGGATCGTTTGACGATTCTGGAAGATACGAACGGAGACGGACAGTTCGACAGAGCCAGAGATTTTATCAGCGATCTGAATATCGCGTCCGGCTTTGCCTTTGGGCATGGCGGCGTATTTGTGCTGCAGACGCCGTACCTGCTCTTCTACCCGGACCGCAACCGGGATGATATTCCCGACGGCGATCCGGAAGTGCTGCTGAAAGGCTTTGGCATGGAAGACACCAGTTCGGTCGCCAATTCGCTGGTCTGGGGACCCGATGGCTGGCTGTATGGCACGCAGGGAACCAACATTACCGCCCACATCCGGGGGATTGAATTCGAGCAGGGCATCTGGCGCTATCATCCGGTGAGCAGGAAATTCGAACTGTTCATGGAAGGGGGCGGCAACATGTGGGGGCTGGATTTCGACCAGTATGGCAATCTCCTCGCGGGAACGAACTACGGCGGCTATCTGATGATACATTGTGTGCAGGGAGCCTACTACGCAAAATCATTTGCCAAACATGGAGAGCTGCACAATCCGTTTGCGCTGGGTTATTTTCAGCATGTGCCTCACAAAAACTTCCAGGGAGGCCACGTCACGGTCGGCGGCTTTTTGTATCAAAGCGATCAGTTCCCCTCGCTCTATCGCAATAAATATATCGCCGTGGATACACTCGCCCATGCCGTCCGCTGGCATCACACTCAACCGGACCAGTCCACGTTCCGCAGTGAAAATGGGGGCGTCCTGTTACAGGCCAACGATACGTGGTTTGCCCCCAGCGATGCGACACAAGGCCCGGACGGCGCAGTCTACATCGCCGACTGGCACGACCAGCGAACCGCGCACCCTGATCCGGATGCGACCTGGGATCGCAGCAACGGGCGGGTATTTCGGATCAGCAGTCGATCTGCAAAACCGGTTCGACACGTGGACCCTCATTCCCTCTCCAGCTCCCAACTGGTCGACCTGTTAAGCAGCAGTAACGAATGGCAAGTCAGACGGGCACGCCGCATGCTCTCCGAACGCCGCGATGCACAGGCCATCGATACTCTCCGAACATTGTCACAGAATTCAGATGATCAGAAACTCGCATTGCAGGCGCTCTGGACCTTAAACGCGATGGGGGCGTTTGACCAGGTACAGGAAGGCAGTCTGCTGACACATCAGGATCCCCACATCAGGGCCTGGACCATTCGGCTCATTGGTGACACAAAACAGGTCTCTGACGAAAACTGGCAGAAACTGTTATCGATTGCCAAAACTGATACCAGTCCGACCGTCATCAGTCAGCTGGCCAGTTCTGCCAAGCGGCTCCCTGCAACACAATGTATCGCTCTGGTTCGCCAGATCCTGGATCGAAGTGAATTCCGGAACGACCCTCATATTCCCCTGTTACTCTGGTGGGCGTTGGAACGGAATGCGGTTTCCCATACCGACGAAGTCCTGCAGGTTTTTTCTCGTCCGGACGACTGGCAGAATCCCTTTCTACGGGAAGTGATCCTCGGACGTTTGATGCGGCGTTATGCCGGCGAAGGCAGCAACGCAAGTCTGGCTGCCTGTGCCCGACTGCTGGCAACGGCACCGGAGGAAGGCGAACGCAGACGTATGCTGACCGAATTGGATGCCGGGTTGAAAATGCTGGGCCGCGAACGTCTGCCCGGACTTCCCCTGGGACCAAAATACGGAAATATCGCTGCTATCAGCCGCGTGGAACAATCGAATCAGGTCACGCGGCTCAAAACTCTTCCCCCGGAATTGGCCGACCAGCTCGCGACAATCTGGAATGACAACACAACCGACCCGCTCCTCATTCGCGTCGCCATGCGGCTGGGTAGCAAGGCCGCTTATGATCGTGCCCTGAACCTGGCGACAGATAAAACACGCACAGAAAAAACACGTTTAGACATGCTGGCGATCCTGCAGGAACTGGGGGAATCCCAGGAATGTCGGGACAGGGTGTTAAAGCTGGTGGATGGTTCGGAAACGCCCTCCATTCAACGGGCGGCACTCAATCTGTTGAGCCGCTTCTCTGATGAACGGATTACCGAGCGTCTGCTGGCTCAGTATGAAAAGATGGATGCAACTCTGCGATCTCATACCCGCGATGTCCTGCTGGGCCGCGCAGATTCTGCACTCGTCTTTTTAAAAGTAATCGATGACGGCACTTATCCCCTGACAGAAGTTTCCGCCGATCAGTTACGACGGGTGGCCTTACACAATGATCCCCGGCTGAATGAACTGGTACGAAAGCACTGGGGAAATATTCGCGCGGGAACGCCGGAAGAAAAACTGGCCGAGATCCGGCGCATCTCGAACGACCTGCGCGCCGGTTCGGGCAATCTGGCGCAGGGCAAACTGCTGTTCGAGAAACAGTGTGCGACCTGCCATAAGCTAAATGATGACGGCAAGGAGATCGGGCCGGATCTCACCAAAGCGAATCGGCAGGATCAGAGTTTCCTGCTGGTCAGCATTGTTGATCCGAACACGCAGATCCGCAAAGAATATTTGAACTACATTCTGGTCACCATTAACGGACGCGTGTTGACCGGCCTGCTGGTAGAGGAAAGCCCCGCCAGTGTCACGCTGCTCAATGCCAAAAATGAACGCACCACGGTCAGCAGAGCGGATATTGAGGAACTCAAAGCGTCTCCCGTTTCGCTGATGCCGGAAGACCTGCTGAAAAAACTGACGCCGCAGCAGGTGCGTGATCTGTTTCAGTATTTACAAACAAAGAAATAG
- a CDS encoding XylR family transcriptional regulator — protein MQEQSRVAILIDTSSGHGRGLLNGMIRFQREIGSWSVIFRSHKPDQPAPAWLKKAHIDGVLARIPHKPMADILRKRRLPVIDMPYTREGFGFPCLFTDNQKIAQLAAEHLLDRGIRHFGFCGWPRGLNSRMDERCDLFVQFLAQAGCSCSLFPEKNDRWDASHWENDQQGIAEWLLTLPKPAGVMACYDDRGQHVLEACQIAGLKVPDEVAVIGSDNDDLICKLSSPPLTSIDAGFERIGYEAASLLEQMMKQGEQPEPVQLFPPARLVQRQSTDIVAVEDQDLATALRFIRDRADQRITVEDILTEVPISRSSLERRMKKFIGRTPKEEILRVQLERVQQLLAETELSLAEIAYKTGFDHPHYLAALFKRKFKQTPGSYRRAVRK, from the coding sequence ATGCAGGAACAGTCGAGAGTCGCCATACTGATCGATACCTCATCGGGGCACGGGCGGGGACTGCTCAATGGGATGATTCGTTTCCAGCGCGAAATCGGTTCCTGGTCGGTCATCTTCCGCTCGCACAAGCCCGATCAGCCCGCGCCTGCCTGGCTGAAAAAAGCGCACATCGATGGAGTTCTCGCACGCATTCCGCACAAGCCGATGGCTGACATCCTCCGCAAACGCAGGCTGCCTGTCATCGACATGCCTTATACCCGGGAAGGTTTCGGCTTCCCCTGCCTGTTTACCGACAATCAGAAAATTGCGCAACTGGCGGCGGAACATTTACTCGACCGGGGCATTCGCCATTTCGGGTTTTGTGGCTGGCCCCGTGGTTTGAATTCCCGCATGGATGAACGCTGTGACCTGTTTGTACAATTTCTCGCTCAAGCCGGCTGCTCTTGCAGTCTCTTTCCAGAAAAAAATGACCGTTGGGACGCCAGCCACTGGGAAAACGATCAACAGGGGATCGCCGAATGGTTGTTGACGTTGCCTAAACCCGCAGGAGTCATGGCCTGTTATGATGACCGCGGGCAACATGTTCTCGAGGCTTGTCAGATCGCCGGACTGAAAGTTCCCGATGAGGTCGCTGTCATCGGCTCGGATAATGATGATCTGATCTGCAAACTCTCCTCACCCCCGCTCACCAGCATCGATGCCGGCTTTGAGCGCATCGGCTACGAAGCGGCTTCCCTGCTGGAACAGATGATGAAACAGGGAGAGCAGCCTGAACCAGTCCAGCTGTTTCCTCCGGCCCGGTTGGTACAACGCCAGTCCACCGACATCGTTGCGGTGGAAGATCAGGACCTGGCAACGGCCCTGCGATTCATTCGCGATCGGGCGGATCAAAGAATTACCGTGGAAGACATTCTGACGGAAGTTCCCATCTCCCGCAGCAGCCTGGAACGGCGGATGAAAAAGTTTATCGGCCGCACCCCCAAAGAAGAGATCCTGCGTGTGCAACTGGAACGTGTGCAGCAGTTACTGGCAGAGACGGAATTATCGCTCGCGGAAATTGCTTACAAAACCGGCTTCGATCACCCGCACTACCTGGCTGCCTTATTCAAACGCAAGTTTAAACAGACTCCAGGCAGCTATCGCCGCGCGGTTCGCAAGTGA
- a CDS encoding PVC-type heme-binding CxxCH protein, with translation MARYSLFLLCLLLSAAPLSAAEQFIVHQFERKQLGDKFYAEGATFADLNQDGKADVISGPYWYEGPGFQKRHEYYPVKEWSINGYSDNFFAFTHDINKDKWPDIVIIGFPGKEAFWYANPQNKQGHWKKHLAHPVVDNESPTYTDLTGDGEPELVFHTGGQLGYAGPGKDPTAPWEFHAISPNLKYGRFTHGLGVGDVNGDGRADILEKNGWWEQPSQISKPGFWTRHPFKFTGAGGSQMYAYDVDGDGDQDVITSKAAHAYGLAWFENVKDGDDITFVEHRIMGSKPEENEYGVVFSQLHAVDLVDMDGDGIKDIVTGKRFWAHQGHDPGAKQPPVNYWFKTVRTKSGVDFLPFQINDKSGVGTQVVAGDLNGDKLPDLVVGNKSGAYVLLHKIEKVDEATWKKAQPKKFVPQKVSVKNELKSGEFYATNPEGKRLNVDFELGNLNDWISDGAAFQSQPAKDDMVQARRTDMRSNHQGQFWIGTFEFLQDKPVGTLTSATIKVDHPYATFYVGGGKHDSTRVEIVDHATGKVIAKASGRNNEAMHQTLVDLSKYQGKEIFIRLVDQHRGGWGHINFDHFRFHDQKPASLDVANSDAPKQDHTQKYDGLQGAKAAEVMTVPEGFSVSLIAAEPDVQQPIAMTIDDRGRLWVAESYAYPSKQPEGQGKDRILIFEDKDADGKFETRKIFQDKLNLVSGLEVGFGGVWVGQAPYLLFISDKNGDDKPDSEPQILLDGWHYEDTHETLNSFIWGPDGWLYGCHGVFTHSRVGKPGTPDEKRQPINAGIWRYHPTRHEFEVFAHGTSNPWGVDFNDQGQCFLTCCVIPHLFHIVQNARYRRQAGQHFNPYTYDDIKTIAKHRHWTGGQWNQSDRVASDLVGGGHAHAGAMIYLGGSWPEKYRNQLFMNNIHGARLNQDQLARKGSGYEGNFAPDFLFANDRSSQILYLRYGPDGQVYFIDWYDTNQCHHREFQKHDRSNGRIFRVAYNNAKPVKVDLQKLTKAELVKLQLHDNDWYVRQSRRILQERGPDPEVHAQLAEIAFQHDDVTRRLRALWALHVTGGLSEVKVMQALKDPSEFMRGWVIQLALETGTPSDTLLAKMTELAQDDPSPVVRLYLGSAVNRLPLDQRWDILAGLVSHPEDQGDHNLPLLYWYAIEPLAPHNIQRAFQLTDASEIPLIKSYTLRRIADIGTAEAVAFLVEQLGLSETATRQKVFLDSINSALRGRRQFPMPEPWKAVGEKLIVSKDPVVKSESLALAVTFGDPAAMQQLREIVAAQKNDLKGRRSALTSLLGAKDKELQPILIPLLDEQAMRREALRGLAGYSAADTASEILKRYPQFDLNEKRDALNTLASRREYAHQLVAAVEAKEIAAKDLSAEIIRQLGNLKDQSLNAKIGKVWGIVRESAADKKKQIASFKNMIERPHPTPDLNLGRAVFAKTCQQCHKLFGTGQAIGPELTGSNRANLDYLLSNVIDPSAVMAKDYQPVVIVTESGRIVTGIIKQEDKNAVTVATANETVIIPRDEIDEMSLSDKSMMPDNLWKQLSRLEVRSLVAYLAGSQQVPMQATPDNLKLFFNGQDLSGWTGNSQLWSVENGEIVGRSPGIKQNEFLVSDLQVNDFELKLKVKLTPNAGNSGIQFRSSLEPGGHVKGYQADAGKGWWGKLYEEHGRGLLFKDSGEAYVREGEWNEYRIVAVGSQIRTFLNGNLCTDLNDPQGAKTGIIAFQIHSGGPMEVRFKDLELNLGPKAD, from the coding sequence ATGGCTCGTTACTCCCTGTTTCTGTTGTGCCTGCTCTTATCTGCAGCGCCGCTCTCTGCCGCCGAACAGTTCATTGTCCATCAGTTTGAACGCAAGCAACTGGGGGACAAATTCTATGCAGAAGGAGCGACGTTCGCCGATCTCAATCAGGATGGAAAAGCAGATGTCATCTCGGGACCCTACTGGTACGAGGGGCCCGGATTTCAGAAACGGCATGAATACTATCCGGTCAAGGAATGGAGTATCAACGGCTATTCCGATAACTTTTTCGCGTTCACTCACGATATCAACAAAGATAAGTGGCCCGATATTGTGATCATTGGTTTCCCCGGAAAAGAAGCATTCTGGTACGCGAACCCGCAGAACAAACAGGGGCACTGGAAAAAGCATCTGGCACATCCCGTCGTCGATAATGAATCGCCCACCTATACCGACTTGACCGGGGATGGGGAACCAGAGCTGGTCTTTCATACCGGAGGCCAACTCGGGTACGCCGGCCCGGGGAAAGATCCGACCGCGCCCTGGGAGTTTCATGCGATTTCTCCCAATCTCAAATATGGTCGTTTCACTCACGGACTGGGAGTCGGTGATGTTAACGGCGATGGCCGCGCGGATATCCTTGAGAAGAATGGCTGGTGGGAACAGCCGTCGCAAATCAGCAAACCCGGTTTCTGGACGCGGCACCCCTTCAAGTTTACAGGAGCCGGCGGCTCCCAGATGTATGCCTACGATGTTGACGGCGATGGGGATCAGGATGTCATTACCAGCAAAGCGGCCCACGCCTACGGGCTCGCGTGGTTCGAAAATGTAAAGGATGGCGACGATATCACATTCGTCGAACATCGCATCATGGGCAGCAAACCGGAAGAGAACGAATATGGCGTGGTATTCTCCCAGCTACACGCCGTCGATCTGGTGGATATGGACGGCGATGGAATCAAAGACATCGTCACCGGCAAACGATTCTGGGCGCACCAGGGGCACGATCCGGGAGCCAAACAACCACCCGTGAATTACTGGTTCAAAACGGTGCGCACCAAGTCGGGCGTTGATTTCCTCCCTTTCCAGATCAATGATAAGTCTGGTGTTGGTACGCAGGTTGTTGCCGGCGATCTCAATGGCGACAAGCTGCCTGATCTGGTGGTCGGGAATAAATCTGGCGCGTATGTCCTGCTTCACAAAATAGAAAAAGTAGACGAAGCTACCTGGAAAAAAGCACAACCGAAAAAATTTGTGCCTCAGAAAGTCTCTGTGAAAAACGAGCTCAAATCGGGTGAGTTTTATGCTACCAACCCCGAAGGAAAACGACTGAACGTTGACTTCGAACTGGGAAACCTGAATGACTGGATTTCTGACGGCGCAGCGTTTCAGTCCCAGCCAGCGAAAGACGATATGGTACAGGCCCGTCGTACGGACATGCGCAGCAATCATCAGGGACAGTTCTGGATCGGGACATTCGAATTTCTGCAAGACAAGCCGGTGGGAACGTTGACCTCAGCGACGATAAAAGTCGATCATCCTTATGCCACCTTCTATGTCGGTGGTGGGAAGCATGATTCCACGCGAGTGGAAATCGTAGACCATGCCACCGGCAAAGTGATAGCCAAAGCCAGTGGTCGCAACAACGAAGCCATGCATCAGACGCTGGTCGATCTTTCCAAGTACCAGGGCAAGGAAATCTTCATCCGACTGGTCGATCAGCATCGGGGCGGCTGGGGGCACATTAACTTCGATCATTTTCGCTTTCACGATCAGAAACCCGCGTCACTGGATGTAGCCAACAGTGATGCTCCCAAACAGGATCATACGCAGAAATACGATGGTCTGCAGGGCGCTAAAGCGGCTGAAGTGATGACAGTCCCTGAAGGGTTTTCTGTATCTCTCATCGCTGCCGAACCCGATGTGCAGCAGCCGATCGCCATGACGATTGACGATCGCGGGCGTCTCTGGGTCGCCGAATCGTACGCCTATCCCAGCAAACAGCCGGAAGGGCAGGGAAAGGACCGGATTCTGATCTTCGAAGACAAAGACGCCGACGGCAAATTCGAGACCCGCAAAATATTTCAGGACAAACTCAATCTGGTCAGCGGCCTGGAAGTCGGCTTTGGTGGCGTCTGGGTGGGGCAGGCCCCGTATCTGCTCTTCATTTCTGATAAGAATGGCGATGACAAACCCGATTCCGAACCGCAGATTCTGCTGGATGGCTGGCATTATGAAGACACGCACGAAACGCTGAACTCATTCATCTGGGGCCCCGACGGCTGGCTCTACGGATGTCATGGCGTGTTTACTCATTCCCGAGTCGGGAAGCCCGGCACACCTGATGAAAAGCGGCAGCCCATCAACGCCGGAATCTGGCGGTATCATCCTACCCGCCACGAATTCGAAGTCTTCGCTCATGGAACCAGTAATCCCTGGGGCGTGGACTTCAACGATCAGGGGCAGTGCTTCCTGACCTGCTGCGTGATTCCTCATTTGTTTCATATCGTTCAGAACGCCCGCTATCGTCGACAGGCGGGACAGCACTTTAATCCTTATACCTACGATGACATCAAGACCATCGCGAAGCACAGGCACTGGACCGGCGGTCAATGGAACCAGTCGGACCGGGTGGCTTCCGATCTGGTCGGAGGCGGCCACGCGCATGCCGGCGCGATGATTTATCTGGGAGGAAGCTGGCCTGAAAAGTATCGCAATCAGTTGTTCATGAATAACATTCACGGCGCCCGTTTGAATCAGGATCAACTGGCGCGAAAAGGCTCGGGCTATGAAGGGAATTTCGCTCCCGATTTCCTGTTCGCCAACGATCGTTCCTCACAGATTCTTTACTTGCGATACGGACCGGACGGGCAGGTTTATTTTATCGACTGGTACGATACGAATCAGTGTCATCATCGTGAGTTTCAGAAACATGATCGCTCGAACGGTCGTATTTTCAGGGTCGCTTACAACAATGCCAAGCCGGTCAAAGTCGATCTGCAGAAACTGACCAAAGCCGAACTCGTCAAGTTGCAGTTACATGATAACGACTGGTACGTCCGCCAGTCTCGGCGCATTCTGCAGGAACGGGGACCCGATCCGGAAGTCCACGCCCAGTTAGCAGAAATCGCTTTCCAGCATGACGATGTCACACGACGGCTACGCGCGCTATGGGCTCTGCATGTGACCGGCGGTCTGTCGGAAGTCAAAGTCATGCAGGCTTTGAAAGACCCGAGTGAATTCATGCGGGGCTGGGTGATCCAGCTGGCTCTGGAAACGGGAACGCCATCTGATACGTTGCTCGCGAAAATGACTGAACTCGCGCAGGACGATCCTTCTCCCGTCGTGCGGTTGTATCTGGGTTCCGCCGTCAATCGACTGCCTCTGGATCAGCGCTGGGACATCCTGGCGGGTCTGGTCAGTCATCCGGAAGATCAGGGCGATCACAATCTACCTTTGTTATACTGGTATGCAATCGAGCCGTTAGCACCTCATAATATACAACGTGCGTTTCAGTTAACTGATGCTTCAGAGATTCCTTTGATCAAATCCTATACCCTGCGTCGGATTGCCGATATCGGAACAGCCGAGGCGGTTGCTTTCCTGGTGGAACAACTGGGGCTGTCAGAAACAGCAACGCGACAGAAGGTCTTCCTCGATTCCATCAACAGTGCGCTACGGGGACGGCGTCAATTCCCCATGCCGGAGCCCTGGAAGGCCGTCGGTGAAAAGCTGATTGTCAGCAAAGACCCGGTCGTGAAATCAGAGTCTCTGGCGCTGGCAGTGACCTTCGGAGATCCGGCGGCAATGCAGCAGTTACGGGAAATCGTGGCTGCTCAGAAGAACGATCTGAAAGGTCGCAGGTCGGCACTGACTTCTTTACTGGGAGCAAAAGATAAAGAGCTGCAGCCAATTCTGATTCCATTACTGGATGAGCAGGCCATGCGAAGGGAAGCCTTACGCGGGCTGGCGGGTTACTCTGCTGCCGATACTGCGTCTGAGATTCTCAAACGCTATCCGCAGTTCGATCTGAATGAAAAACGGGATGCCCTCAATACACTGGCCAGTCGGCGTGAGTATGCACATCAGCTGGTGGCGGCTGTGGAAGCGAAAGAGATCGCTGCCAAAGATCTCTCCGCGGAAATCATTCGTCAGCTGGGAAATCTCAAGGATCAAAGTCTGAATGCAAAGATTGGCAAAGTCTGGGGCATCGTGCGCGAGTCCGCCGCCGATAAGAAAAAACAGATCGCCAGCTTCAAGAACATGATCGAACGACCGCATCCGACACCCGATCTGAATCTGGGGCGCGCTGTCTTTGCGAAGACCTGTCAGCAGTGTCACAAACTGTTTGGCACGGGGCAAGCGATCGGGCCTGAGTTAACCGGTTCCAATCGGGCCAACCTCGATTATCTGCTCTCCAATGTGATCGACCCAAGTGCCGTGATGGCGAAAGACTATCAACCCGTGGTCATTGTCACCGAGTCGGGACGAATTGTGACCGGCATCATCAAGCAGGAAGATAAGAACGCGGTCACCGTAGCGACCGCGAATGAGACGGTCATCATCCCCCGTGATGAAATCGATGAGATGAGCCTGAGTGATAAATCAATGATGCCGGACAATCTCTGGAAGCAGTTGAGCCGTCTGGAAGTCCGTTCGCTGGTCGCGTACTTAGCTGGTTCACAACAGGTTCCGATGCAAGCCACCCCCGATAATCTGAAACTCTTTTTCAACGGACAGGACCTGTCTGGCTGGACCGGAAACAGTCAGCTCTGGTCGGTTGAAAATGGCGAAATCGTCGGTCGTTCGCCGGGCATTAAACAGAATGAATTCCTGGTCAGCGATCTGCAGGTCAACGATTTTGAGTTGAAGCTCAAGGTTAAACTCACCCCCAACGCCGGCAACAGCGGCATCCAATTCCGCAGCAGTCTTGAGCCGGGCGGCCATGTCAAAGGTTACCAGGCCGACGCGGGGAAAGGCTGGTGGGGGAAGCTTTATGAAGAACATGGTCGTGGTCTCCTGTTTAAAGATTCGGGGGAAGCCTATGTTCGTGAAGGGGAATGGAACGAGTACCGTATCGTCGCCGTTGGTTCACAGATTCGCACCTTCCTCAACGGAAATCTCTGTACCGACCTCAACGATCCCCAGGGCGCCAAGACCGGCATCATCGCCTTTCAGATTCATTCCGGCGGACCCATGGAAGTTCGCTTCAAAGATCTGGAATTAAATCTGGGCCCCAAAGCGGACTGA
- a CDS encoding Gfo/Idh/MocA family protein has protein sequence MSEKQMNVAIVGLGFGAEFIPIYQAHPHANMYAICQRSETHLNHIGDTFGIEKRFTSFDELLADPNVDAVHINTPIPDHAPQSIKALKAGKHVACTVPMATTVAECEEIVKTVKETGLKYMMMETVVYSREFLFIKEMYDTGELGKIQYMQASHPQDMEGWPDYWERMIPMHYATHVVSPVLGMVNGRAEYISCFGSGTVNDEIAEKSGNRFAVETCHIKIKDSDIAAHIWRFLFDTARQYRESVDVYGTKKSFEWPLIEGENPVLHTAKKPEPEIPERVEIPDYAHLLPPEIQKFTRAIHDAEHLSFLQGAGHGGSHPHLVNAFLNSLVEGSDPWPNAPLSANWTCVGILAHESAVAGGELKPLPAFTLE, from the coding sequence ATGAGTGAGAAACAGATGAATGTTGCGATTGTCGGTCTCGGCTTCGGAGCCGAATTCATTCCCATCTATCAGGCACATCCACATGCCAATATGTATGCGATCTGTCAGCGGTCCGAAACGCATCTGAATCATATCGGCGATACATTCGGAATCGAGAAGCGGTTCACATCGTTTGACGAACTGCTGGCGGATCCCAACGTGGATGCCGTCCATATTAATACGCCGATCCCCGATCACGCACCGCAGTCCATCAAAGCGTTAAAAGCCGGTAAGCATGTTGCCTGCACGGTTCCGATGGCGACGACGGTGGCCGAGTGTGAAGAAATTGTCAAGACGGTCAAAGAGACCGGTCTGAAATATATGATGATGGAAACCGTGGTCTACAGCCGCGAGTTTTTATTCATCAAGGAAATGTACGACACAGGAGAACTGGGAAAAATTCAATACATGCAAGCCAGTCACCCGCAGGACATGGAAGGCTGGCCGGATTACTGGGAACGAATGATTCCCATGCATTACGCGACACATGTCGTCAGCCCGGTCTTAGGAATGGTGAATGGCCGTGCTGAATATATCAGCTGCTTCGGTTCCGGCACGGTGAACGATGAGATCGCTGAGAAATCAGGGAACCGATTCGCCGTCGAGACCTGCCACATCAAGATTAAAGATTCCGACATCGCAGCCCACATCTGGCGGTTCCTGTTTGATACCGCCAGACAGTATCGCGAATCCGTTGACGTTTATGGCACGAAGAAATCATTCGAGTGGCCTTTAATCGAAGGGGAGAACCCGGTGCTGCATACAGCGAAGAAACCAGAACCGGAAATCCCCGAGCGGGTCGAAATTCCCGATTATGCGCACCTGCTGCCGCCTGAGATTCAGAAGTTTACCCGGGCGATTCACGACGCCGAGCATCTCTCGTTTCTGCAGGGCGCCGGGCATGGTGGCTCACACCCACATCTGGTAAATGCGTTTTTGAACTCGCTGGTCGAAGGTTCTGATCCCTGGCCGAACGCACCATTGTCCGCCAACTGGACTTGTGTCGGAATTCTGGCACATGAGTCGGCGGTCGCGGGAGGTGAGCTCAAGCCGCTGCCTGCATTCACGCTGGAATAG